A genomic window from Vitis riparia cultivar Riparia Gloire de Montpellier isolate 1030 chromosome 18, EGFV_Vit.rip_1.0, whole genome shotgun sequence includes:
- the LOC117906629 gene encoding probable serine/threonine-protein kinase At1g01540 isoform X2, with amino-acid sequence MPEGAFLNDELSKHTSIFGLRLWVVVGICVGAGIVLVLFLISLWFTSRRNSAKSSHKPTIPNVSKEIQEIRIDHSRNPANPNPDPKTHHPPNANPLPESDPFAGAERLLQPGEESPVGLQRIHIEIGKDHRISYPERGGGSSHGSGEARSGDQVTIAVPEVSHLGWGHWYTLRELELSTNGFADENVIGEGGYGIVYRGILEDNTQVAVKNLLNNRGQAEKEFKVEVEAIGRVRHKNLVRLLGYCAEGAHRMLVYEYVDNGNLEQWLHGDVGPHSPLTWDIRMNIIIGTAKGLTYLHEGLEPKVVHRDIKSSNILLDKQWNPKVSDFGLAKLLGSERSYVTTRVMGTFGYVAPEYASTGMLNERSDVYSFGILLMEIISGRNPVDYSRPPGEVNLVEWLKAMVTNRNAEGVLDPKIPEKPSSRALKRALLVALRCVDPNAQKRPKMGHVIHMLEADDFPFRDDRRAGREHGRLQRDGMKDRFLEKRMIESGDSSGYESGAQNNRSLWKKPEELVEEQ; translated from the exons ATGCCTGAGGGTGCGTTTTTGAACGATGAGCTCTCAAAACATACCTCAATTTTTGGTCTGCGCTTGTGGGTAGTTGTGGGCATATGCGTGGGGGCTGGCATTGTTCTTGTTCTGTTCCTCATATCGCTTTGGTTCACTTCAAGGCGGAACAGTGCCAAGTCCTCCCACAAACCCACCATCCCGAATGTGTCCAAAGAAATCCAGGAAATCAGAATCGACCATTCCCGAAACCCAGCGAACCCCAACCCTGACCCCAAGACTCATCATCCTCCAAATGCGAACCCACTCCCTGAATCGGACCCCTTTGCCGGGGCGGAGCGGCTGCTTCAGCCGGGAGAGGAGAGTCCCGTGGGCCTTCAAAGAATTCACATTGAGATTGGGAAAGATCACCGGATTTCTTACCCGGAACGCGGCGGCGGGTCGTCTCATGGAAGTGGAGAGGCTCGGTCCGGTGATCAGGTGACAATTGCTGTGCCTGAGGTTTCGCATTTGGGTTGGGGACATTGGTACACTCTGAGAGAGCTTGAACTTTCGACCAATGGGTTTGCTGATGAAAACGTGATAGGTGAAGGTGGGTATGGGATCGTTTACCGTGGTATTTTGGAGGACAATACACAGGTGGCTGTCAAGAATTTGCTCAATAACAG GGGACAAGCTGAGAAGGAGTTTAAGGTTGAAGTTGAAGCAATTGGGCGTGTCAGGCATAAGAACTTGGTGAGGCTGCTTGGTTACTGTGCTGAAGGAGCCCATAG GATGCTAGTTTATGAGTATGTTGACAATGGGAACTTAGAACAGTGGCTTCATGGAGATGTGGGGCCTCACAGCCCTCTTACTTGGGACATCCGAATGAACATTATAATTGGAACAGCCAAAGG GTTGACTTATCTGCACGAGGGGCTTGAGCCTAAGGTCGTCCATCGTGATATTAAGTCGAGCAACATTTTGCTTGATAAGCAGTGGAATCCTAAAGTGTCTGACTTTGGCCTGGCGAAGCTCTTGGGCTCAGAGAGGAGTTATGTCACAACTCGTGTGATGGGAACATTTGG CTATGTAGCTCCAGAATACGCTAGTACTGGCATGTTGAATGAAAGAAGTGATGTATACAGTTTTGGTATTCTTCTTATGGAGATAATTTCTGGGAGAAACCCAGTCGATTATAGCCGGCCTCCGGGAGAG GTGAACCTTGTTGAGTGGCTTAAAGCAATGGTTACAAACCGGAATGCAGAGGGTGTTTTGGATCCCAAGATACCTGAGAAGCCATCTTCCAGGGCATTGAAGCGTGCCCTTTTAGTGGCTTTGCGCTGCGTGGACCCAAATGCCCAGAAGAGGCCAAAGATGGGGCATGTGATTCATATGCTTGAAGCTGATGATTTCCCCTTCCGAGAT GATCGTAGAGCTGGAAGGGAACATGGGCGCTTACAGCGTGATGGAATGAAGGATAGGTTTCTGGAGAAACGGATGATTGAATCAGGTGACAGTAGTGGGTATGAAAGTGGTGCTCAAAACAATAGATCCTTGTGGAAAAAGCCAGAAGAACTCGTAGAAGAGCAGTAG
- the LOC117906629 gene encoding probable serine/threonine-protein kinase At1g01540 isoform X1, translated as MPEGAFLNDELSKHTSIFGLRLWVVVGICVGAGIVLVLFLISLWFTSRRNSAKSSHKPTIPNVSKEIQEIRIDHSRNPANPNPDPKTHHPPNANPLPESDPFAGAERLLQPGEESPVGLQRIHIEIGKDHRISYPERGGGSSHGSGEARSGDQVTIAVPEVSHLGWGHWYTLRELELSTNGFADENVIGEGGYGIVYRGILEDNTQVAVKNLLNNRGQAEKEFKVEVEAIGRVRHKNLVRLLGYCAEGAHRMLVYEYVDNGNLEQWLHGDVGPHSPLTWDIRMNIIIGTAKGLTYLHEGLEPKVVHRDIKSSNILLDKQWNPKVSDFGLAKLLGSERSYVTTRVMGTFGYVAPEYASTGMLNERSDVYSFGILLMEIISGRNPVDYSRPPGEVNLVEWLKAMVTNRNAEGVLDPKIPEKPSSRALKRALLVALRCVDPNAQKRPKMGHVIHMLEADDFPFRDFQDRRAGREHGRLQRDGMKDRFLEKRMIESGDSSGYESGAQNNRSLWKKPEELVEEQ; from the exons ATGCCTGAGGGTGCGTTTTTGAACGATGAGCTCTCAAAACATACCTCAATTTTTGGTCTGCGCTTGTGGGTAGTTGTGGGCATATGCGTGGGGGCTGGCATTGTTCTTGTTCTGTTCCTCATATCGCTTTGGTTCACTTCAAGGCGGAACAGTGCCAAGTCCTCCCACAAACCCACCATCCCGAATGTGTCCAAAGAAATCCAGGAAATCAGAATCGACCATTCCCGAAACCCAGCGAACCCCAACCCTGACCCCAAGACTCATCATCCTCCAAATGCGAACCCACTCCCTGAATCGGACCCCTTTGCCGGGGCGGAGCGGCTGCTTCAGCCGGGAGAGGAGAGTCCCGTGGGCCTTCAAAGAATTCACATTGAGATTGGGAAAGATCACCGGATTTCTTACCCGGAACGCGGCGGCGGGTCGTCTCATGGAAGTGGAGAGGCTCGGTCCGGTGATCAGGTGACAATTGCTGTGCCTGAGGTTTCGCATTTGGGTTGGGGACATTGGTACACTCTGAGAGAGCTTGAACTTTCGACCAATGGGTTTGCTGATGAAAACGTGATAGGTGAAGGTGGGTATGGGATCGTTTACCGTGGTATTTTGGAGGACAATACACAGGTGGCTGTCAAGAATTTGCTCAATAACAG GGGACAAGCTGAGAAGGAGTTTAAGGTTGAAGTTGAAGCAATTGGGCGTGTCAGGCATAAGAACTTGGTGAGGCTGCTTGGTTACTGTGCTGAAGGAGCCCATAG GATGCTAGTTTATGAGTATGTTGACAATGGGAACTTAGAACAGTGGCTTCATGGAGATGTGGGGCCTCACAGCCCTCTTACTTGGGACATCCGAATGAACATTATAATTGGAACAGCCAAAGG GTTGACTTATCTGCACGAGGGGCTTGAGCCTAAGGTCGTCCATCGTGATATTAAGTCGAGCAACATTTTGCTTGATAAGCAGTGGAATCCTAAAGTGTCTGACTTTGGCCTGGCGAAGCTCTTGGGCTCAGAGAGGAGTTATGTCACAACTCGTGTGATGGGAACATTTGG CTATGTAGCTCCAGAATACGCTAGTACTGGCATGTTGAATGAAAGAAGTGATGTATACAGTTTTGGTATTCTTCTTATGGAGATAATTTCTGGGAGAAACCCAGTCGATTATAGCCGGCCTCCGGGAGAG GTGAACCTTGTTGAGTGGCTTAAAGCAATGGTTACAAACCGGAATGCAGAGGGTGTTTTGGATCCCAAGATACCTGAGAAGCCATCTTCCAGGGCATTGAAGCGTGCCCTTTTAGTGGCTTTGCGCTGCGTGGACCCAAATGCCCAGAAGAGGCCAAAGATGGGGCATGTGATTCATATGCTTGAAGCTGATGATTTCCCCTTCCGAGAT TTTCAGGATCGTAGAGCTGGAAGGGAACATGGGCGCTTACAGCGTGATGGAATGAAGGATAGGTTTCTGGAGAAACGGATGATTGAATCAGGTGACAGTAGTGGGTATGAAAGTGGTGCTCAAAACAATAGATCCTTGTGGAAAAAGCCAGAAGAACTCGTAGAAGAGCAGTAG